The Thermus oshimai DSM 12092 genome includes a window with the following:
- a CDS encoding biotin transporter BioY — protein MKETQALPYLPLAKALWPGRTLGRDLSLVLAGSLFVALLAQVSVPLPFTPVPITGQTLGILLVGAALGSRLGFLALLAYLLEGAMGLPVFAGGAGGLAKILGPTGGFLLAFPLAAGLVGLLVERLGLDRSFPGTLLAMLLGNALLYLVGLPWLWAWLMGAGKAVGLSGLLALGLFPFIPGDLVKAILAAALLPSAWRYLGRR, from the coding sequence ATGAAGGAAACCCAAGCCCTGCCCTACCTACCCCTGGCCAAGGCCCTCTGGCCGGGGAGGACCCTGGGACGCGACCTGAGCCTCGTCCTGGCGGGAAGCCTCTTCGTGGCCCTCCTGGCCCAGGTGAGCGTCCCCCTCCCCTTCACCCCGGTGCCCATCACCGGCCAGACCCTGGGGATCCTCCTGGTGGGGGCCGCCCTGGGGAGCCGGCTCGGCTTCCTGGCCCTTCTCGCCTACCTCCTGGAAGGGGCCATGGGCCTGCCCGTCTTCGCGGGGGGCGCGGGGGGCCTGGCCAAGATCCTGGGGCCCACGGGGGGCTTCCTCCTGGCCTTCCCCCTGGCCGCGGGGCTGGTGGGGCTCTTGGTGGAGCGCCTGGGCCTGGACCGGAGCTTCCCCGGCACCCTCCTCGCCATGCTCCTGGGGAACGCCCTCCTCTACCTGGTGGGCCTTCCCTGGCTTTGGGCCTGGCTTATGGGGGCGGGGAAGGCGGTGGGGCTTTCCGGGCTTCTCGCCCTGGGGCTTTTCCCCTTCATCCCCGGGGACCTGGTGAAGGCCATCCTGGCCGCGGCCCTGCTCCCCTCCGCCTGGCGCTATCTGGGGCGTAGGTGA